GGTCAGTAAATGTGACCAGCCCATTCCCACGCCTGCACCAACAGATACCAGTAACAAGGACATCCCTATGATATTAAAACTCCCGGGTAATACCACACTCAAACCTGCCAGCCCGATAAAAATAAATACCGGTCCCATGAGGATCATTTTATTGGCATGTTTATCCATTCCTGCAAACGCAATAGATGCGGCGGACCAGCCCAATGCAATGAGTACGGTAAGGTAACCTGCTTTGAGTGGTGAAAAATGATGGATCTCCTGCATGAAATAAGGTACATAGATCTCAACTGTGGCAGCGATCGCTAAAAAAGAGATCACGAGATAAGTTGTGCCCAGTTTGGAAGAGATCTTATAGGCGCCATGTGGTAATAACCGGTTGGAAGAATTTTTCTCACTTAACACCAATGCGCCCAGTAATATAACAGCACCAGCAACTCCTGCGATGTTTGCAGCCATATGTGCTGTGATGCTTCCCACAGAAATAGAGAGCGCCGCCAAAGTGATCAGCAGTAGTTTAAATAAAGGGATCTTATCCGGTTCCGCACCACCCGGTTCTTTCTTCGGTAATACCTTTTCCGTTAACAGTACAATGATGAAGGCAATACCCAGCAAAGTAAAGAAAGCAGAACGCCAATGCCCGAACTGTGCAAAAATACCCCCAATAAAAGGACCGGAAAACGCACTCACACCCCACATGGCAGAGATCAATGCCATAGCCCTGGGCCAGAGTTTCTCTTCAAATACGATGCTCACCATTGCATAAGAAAGCGCGAATAATAATCCGCCCCCGATGCCCTGGATAAAACGGCCGGCCAGTAAAATATAAATGGATGGTGCCAGCGCACAGATCAACGCACCAACAGAGAAAGAAAGGATCGCTGTTCTATAAGCCACACGGGGCCCTTGTTTTACAAGCGTGCGGGAAGAGATCACAGAACCGATCATAGCTGCTACAATATATACCGTAGTAGCCCAGGAGTAGAAATTCAAACCACCAATGTCGCTGGTGATAGAGGGCATGATAGTTGTGGCTAAATAAACGTCTGTTGCATGAAGCATTACGCCACCTGCCAATGCTATTGATTTAATGCCGTTGTTTCCTGTAAGCAATGCCGCCCAGCCGGTCTTTTCCTTTGTAATGAACATAATGGGCGTAAAGGTAATAATAAACCAAATAAATACTTGGTTTATTATTTAACGTTTTGAACACACTGAGTACTATAAATAAAACGTAGCTTACAGGTATACATTTTTGTGAATTTCGTATAACATATTAACAACATGAATGACAAGAATAAAAAACATGCCATCGTCCGCTTTGCACCAAAGGGGAATGACAGTTTTTTCGAAATGGTGAAAGCGAAAGTGGATGATTATTTCACTACCAATAAATTATCCCGTTATGCCACTAAAGGCATGTGGGTGAAAACAGTGGTGATGATACTGATCTACGTAGCACCTTATGTGCTGATGGTTACCGGTGTTGGTGCATCCAGTAACTGGCTTTATCTTGGATTCTGGGCACTGATGGGCCTGGGGGTTGTAGGGATTGGTACCTCTGTAATGCACGATGCCAATCACGGTACCTATTCTTCTAAAAAGAATGTGAACTCACTAATGGCATATATATTGGAAATGATCGGCGGGTACAGCGTTACCTGGAAGATTCAGCACAATATATTGCACCATACCTACACCAATGTATCCGGCCTGGACGAAGATATTGATACCACTGCACTGCTGCGTTTCTCTCCGAATCATAAGCTGCGCTGGTTCCATCGTTTTCAGTTCCTTTATGCCTGGTGCCTCTACGCAGTAATGACCCTGTTCTGGATGACGGTAAAAGAATACCGTCAGCTGGTACGCTACAATCAGTTCTCCCTGCTCAAGAAAGCTAAAACCACATTGCCAAAAGCCATCACCCATCTTACTTTGTATAAACTGTTCTATTACGGTTATATCATTGCATTACCCTTACTGTTCTCAGGCGTTTCCTGGTGGATGGTATTAGTAGGTTTTGCCGTGATGCATGTGATCGCAGGTGTTGCGCTGGCTTGTATATTCCAGCTGGCCCACGTGATGGAAACATCTTCTTATGCTGAGCCGGTAATGGATGAAGGTGGTGAACAAAGGATGGAAGAGAACTGGGCCGTGCATCAGTTACTGAACACTACTAACTATGCGCCCCGTAATAAATGGCTTTCCTGGTTTATTGGTGGATTGAACTACCAGATAGAACACCATCTGTTCCCGGGTATCTGCCATGTGCATTACGCTAAATTGTCGCCTATCATTCATAGTTCCGCGCAAGCCTTTGGTTTGCCCTATAATGTACAGCCTACTTTCCTGCATGCCCTTTGGGACCATGCCCGGATGTTACATATGTTGGGACGAAAGCCCAGGACATAAAAAAAGGGCGGTAAGAATACCGCCCTCATAAATTTTTTAACCATATCCTATGAAAAACCTTAACAAAGATAGGCAGAGAACTTTCCCTCCAATACTTCATTTTGCCAACGTGCAGTTTTATCTGGTGAACGTAGCGTTTTTACTGTTGTTAACCGAAACTTAACAGTTATTAAAATCTTCCCTTTTGCGGAAGTAGTTGATTACTAATCTTTTTGGTCTGAATTGTCATAAATTGCTAACTTGCTGCTTATGACAACAAAATTTGAAGCCTCCGCATCTTTTGCGCAAAGCATGGATGTGCTTGATCCTCTGCACGTTCTGAAATCCCGTTTCCACTTCCCGCAACACCAGGGAAAAGACAGTATCTATTTCTGTGGCAATTCCCTCGGATTACAACCAAAGAGCGTCACTGCGGCTATACAGCAGGAATTATCCGATTGGCAGGAAATGGCGGTAGAAGGTTACTTTCGTGCTAAAAATCCCTGGTTATACTATCAGTACAATTTCGGGAAAGGATTATCTGCTATGATGGGTTGCAGTGAGGAAGAAGTGACCGTCATGAATACGCTTACCGTAAACCTTCACCTGATCCTGCAAAGCTTTTACCGCCCCACGAAGGATCGTTTTAAGATCATCATGGAAGCCGGTGCTTTCCCCTCTGACCAGTATGCCATAGAAACCGCCGTAAAACTCCATGGCTTTGATCCGGAAACCGCTATTGTGGAAGTACATCCTGTAGCCGGTGAAAAGCTATTGCGCAGGGAAGTGATCCTGCAAACCATACAGGACCATAAGGATACCCTGGCACTGGTGCTGATGGGCGGCATCAATTACTACACCGGCCAATTCTATGATATACCCGCTATTACTGCAGCAGCTCATAAAACAGGCGCTTATGCCGGTTGGGACCTCGCGCATGTGGCTGGCAATATTCCTTTACAGTTACATAACTGGGATGTGGATTTTGCCGTTTGGTGTTCCTATAAATACCTGAACGCCGGCCCCGGCGCAGCAGGTGGCCTGTATGTACATGAACGTTTTGGGAATGATCCTGCTTTCCCGCGTTTAGGTGGCTGGTGGGGAAATGATGAGAAAACCCGCTTCAAAATGGAAAAAGGTTTTGTGCCCAGGAAAGGAGCTGCAGGATGGCAGATCAGCACTGCACAGGTGTTTAATATGGTAGCCCTGAAAGCATCTATGGAAATATTTGAGGAAGCAGGTATCCATGTATTACGCGAAAAGAGTTTGCAGCTCACCGCTTACCTGGAACACCTGATCCGCCAATCCCCCTTACCATGTGAGATCATCACACCGGAAGATCCAACGCAGAGAGGTGCACAGCTTTCTTTATTCTTCCCCGAAAATGGAAAGGCTGTTCACGCGCAAATGATGGAAACAGGTATTATCTGTGACTATCGTGAACCAGGTGTGATCCGGCTGGCACCTGCACCTTTGTATTGTTCCTATATGGATGTATTCAGGTTTTATGAAGTACTTAAATTGAAAAGATGAAAATAAATACCTGGCTGGCCCTGGGCGATTCTTATACCATTGGCGAAGGCGTTCCCTTACACGAAAATTATCCTTACCAGGCATTGCAGTTACTGCGTAATCGTGGCTTATTATTCCACGCGCCGGAGATCATTGCCAAAACCGGCTGGACGAGTGATGAACTTATCGCGCATATACAGCAGGTACGTTTACAGCAGGAGTATGATATGGTAAGTATCCTGATCGGTGTAAATAACCAATACCGCGGCATGGATGTAAAGGATTTTGAAACTACGCTGGAATGGCTGGCTGCAAAAGCATTACAGCTCACCAATAATCATGTGGAAAGGGTAGTGGTGATCAGTATTCCCGACTGGGGTGTTACTCCTTTTGCACAGGATCGTGATGCCAATGCTATTCACAATGCCATTGATCAGTTCAACGCCGTTAATCTGAAAGTCAGTAAAGAAAAAGGATTCCATTACATAGATATTACCACCGGCTACCGGAGCACCGGCATGTTACAGGAAAGTGTGGTAGAAGATAAACTGCATCCATCAGGGAAGGTTTATAAAGAATGGGCGGAAAAGGTAGCGGAAGTTTTTTATATTGGAAAATGAAACACGTTATGATCTTTTGCTGCTTCTTTGTCTTGGGCAGCACATTCTCCTATGCGCAGAACAGGTCTCAATGGGTATATCCCGATAAAAAAGGCCGGCTCGTTTATAAAACCACAGCCGCCGGGGACCGTATCATGGACTTCTCTTATGCAGGATATAAAGGCGGCGGAGTAGTCCTGCCCAATGTACCTGTGAAGAAAAAAGTAGCCCCATCCGGTAGCACAGATGATACACAACTCATCCAATCCGCCATTGACGAAGTATCCGCTTTGCCTTTACAACAGGGCTTCCGGGGAACGGTATTACTGGAGCCGGGTATTTTTACCTGTGCCGGTTCGCTGAATATACATGCCACAGGTGTTGTGTTGCGTGGCAGTGGAAGTGGTAAAAATGGTACTACTATTAAAATGACAGGCCCCAAACATGCAGCCATTTTAATAGGAGTAGCAGGAAAACAAGCTGCTGGTTCCAAAAGCATTCCTGTAACAGATACTTACCTTCCTGCAGGTACTTCTTCCTTCAAAGTAGCCGATGCTGTTGCTTTTTCAAAAGGTGATCAGATCCTCGTAAAGAAACCTGTCACAGAAGAATGGATCCACCAGATGGAAATGGATAATTTAAAACGTGATGGTAAACCACAGACATGGATCAGTAAGAATTCCTTCCTGGTAATGGAACGGAAGATCACTTCCATTTCCGGTAATACCATCACCATAGATATTCCACTGGCAGATGGTGGAAAGGGTATTGTGATCAGCCATGCCGGAGCTTCCACACGTATTACAGATGCTGGTGTGGAACAATTGCACATACAATGCCCGCCACTGGAAATTGATTACGGTCATGCACCGTATTCCGGTATTAAGATCAATGCAGACGACTGCTGGGTGAAAGATGTATACTGCGAAGAAACCATGAACACCACTACCTTAGCAGGTAACCGCATTACCATGCAGCAGGTGGTGGTAACACATACTTACACCAACCTGGGTGCTTCCAAACCAACTGATTTCAGCCTGGAAGGCAGCCAGAACCTGATAGACCGCTGCGAAGTAACAGGAGGTAACACTTACTTTGTTTGGACGGCTGGTTTGAGAGCTGGGCCCAATGTTATATTGAACAGTACTTTCCGTGGCCATGGCAGCCGTATTCAGCCACATATGCGTTGGTCAACCGGTTTGCTGGTAGACAATTGTACCGTAGCAGATGGAGGTATTGATTTCATGAACCGTGGTGTTGCCGGCTCAGGTCATGGCTGGACGATGGGTTGGGGTGTTGCATGGAATTGTATAGCTAAAACGTATGTGATCCAAAACCCCCCCGGTGCTGCAAACTGGGCTATCGGATGTATTGGTACAAGATACCAGACAGCGCGTTTGTTTGACAGCAGTCCTATCTTGCCGGATGGTAATTTTGATTCCCATGATAAACCGGTTTTTCCGCAAAGTCTTTATCTGGCGCAATTATCCGAACGCCTGGGTAATAAAGCATTGCAGAATATTGGGTATAAAGAGAATGGAGGATTCACCAATAAACAGGTAGCGCCATTACCTCCTTTGAAAGCAGAAACAGATCCTGTATACGGCATCAACAAAGCCTTACACCGCCCGATTAATACAAGTGGTGGTACACGTGGTGAAAATACCCTTGATGGTGATCCCGCTACGTACTGGACTACAGATGAAGGTAAAACAACCGGTACTTTGGAAATTGATATGGAAAACCCTGCAGAACTCAGTGCCATTGCTATCAGCGAAGTATTGGGGAATAGGGTGACAGCTTATAAAGTAGAAGGGCAGGTGAACAGCGACTGGAAATTGTTAGCGGAAGGTACTGCTATCGGCAAACGTAAAACAGCTGAATTCCCAAAGGAAACGATCTGGAAAGTACGAGTAACGATCATCAGTGCAACAGACAGGCCTGCTATCAGTGAAGTGGGTTTGTATCTGAAATAAGATAAGTAAGCCCGCCTGCTATTAGTGAAGCGGGTTGTATCTGAAATAAAAATAGTAATAAGATATTTATCCAGGCCCGCCTGCTATCAGTGAAGTGGGTTTGTATCTGAAGTAAGATAAGTAAGCCCCGCCTGCTATCAGTGAAGCGGGTTGTATCTGAAATAAAAATAGTAATAAGATATTTATCCAGGCCCGCCTGCTATCAGTGAAGTGGGTTTGTTTCTGAAATAAGATAAGTAAGCCCGCCTGCTATTAATGACGCGGGTTGTATCTGAATAAAAATAGTAATAAGATATTTATCCAGGCACGCCTGTTATCAGTTAGGTGAGCTTGGATTTTGTATGACTTTGCAACTTAAGTGAAAGAGTTTGTACTGTGCAACAGTCTATTCTGCTTCAGCATTATGTGCTTAAACAATCAACAATGCAAGCAGTGATCCCTTGCGCAATACTTCCATCCCCATCCAGCGTAGGATTAAAACAGGTTACACTCATGCCCGCTATATCATTCGCATGCAGCAGCCTGCGCATAATAGTAGCCGCCTGTTCAAAAGATAATCCTCCCGGCAAACGGTAATCTACTGCGGGATTAATGTCATCAGACAATACATCTGTATCAAAATGAAGCCAGTAACCATCCAGCTTTAAGGTATCGATGTATTGCTGTACGGAAGTCATGATCTGATCAACTCCATTACGTTCAATATCTGTGAGACTAAAACATTTGATAGCTGTTTCCCGGATGTCCTGCGAGCCATATTTTTCCGTTTCTTCCTGATCCCGCTGGCCAAGGTGAACCACATGTTCATCTTTCACATAAGGCCGCAAACCATTGATATTTGTAAGCAGCATAGGGCCTCTGCCGGTAACAATGGCGAGGTCCATATCTGCTACTTCCCCTGTAGTGGATTTTATCGGCTCATAGAAATCAGCATGCTGATCCAGGAAAAGGAGCCCATAATTCCCTTTTGCTTTCAACGCCGGCATAATACCCAGCAGAATGCTGCAATCCCCGCCGAGCACGATCGGGAAATGAACCGCCTCCGAAACAGCTTTACCCAAAGTGAGAGAAAAGTCTTTCAGCAGTAGTGGATTGAGGCACTGCGTATGTGGGTCCCTTTGTGGATTATAATCAGCATTAAGTGTGGGTACATGATGAACGGCTGCATGGAGCTGTTTAGCCAAACCAGCCCGTAGCAAGCTGTCTGCAAGGTATTCAACACCCGTGTGCCTTAAACCCAGGATAGAGGGGGCAGATATGATCTCTACATTACGCAGCATGTTTTACAGAAAGCAAAAAGCCGACCAGAATACTGGCCGGCTTTGATAAACTTTTATAGCCTATTGCTCCAAAAATGCCTTCAGGTTTGTACCAATAATATCCGTCCAGCCCTGTGCAAAACTTTCTCTTCTGAAATTCTTGTTGTCTTGCGGGAAAGTATCCAGCCCTGCATGCGTCAGTTGCAACCGGGTTTTATCCCCTTCCGGAAAAAGCTCCCAGGTAACAAAGGAATTGCCGGGATATTTTGGATACCGCCAGCTATAAGTCAGCTTTTTACCCGGGATCACCTCTGTTACTTTACAAAGGTGCTGGTATTGCTCACCGCCTTCTTCCCCTCCATAAAACTCAAACTCATAGCCAACTTCAGGTTTAAAACCCGGCAGGTCGAAATACCATGATTTCATTTTGGCAGGATCTGTTATCGCTTGCCATACTTTATCGGCAGGAGCATTGTACGTCCTTTCGATTACAAATGGAGATACCGTCATATGAATTGATTTTTACATTAATTGGTAACCTTATGGTTACAAATATAAGAAACCTTTTGGTTACACAAAATAAAAATGGTGCCCATAGAAGGGAATCACCCTGTACAATTTATCGGAGCTAAGGTCGTTTTTTTAATAGGACCGGCATAAGCGCATTAATACTGGAAAAAACAGCTATAAATACCCGTTTAATTTTAATTCCTTATGTTTGTATAACATGTCAGGCATTATTTCACATATCACTAAGGTATCCATCAGGCGCTTCGCACCTGATGCAGCACCTGTGAGCGCCTGTGGCAACAAGCAATTCCGCACCTTTTGTAATAAGCTGTATTACATTTCAAACTTTAAAGACTTCAATACCCTGACCCTGGCCTGCTAGACAGGAACAGGGGCCCCCTTCTACCTTTATTTCACATGTTTAATTGAATTGCGATGACCAGGAATCCTGTAACAAAGATTTCGGTCAGAGGCATGATCTTACTCATTCTTGTAATCGCTAATGCGCTTGTGCTCAAAGCCGCGCTGGTTACAGGAAATGAGTGGTGGTACCTGGCATTGGTAATAACCGTACCATTATCACTGATCTTCCTCTGGCTTATTAGAAAACCATAAATTAAGTACTATGCAAAAAGTAAAACATCAGCTGGTGTTCAGAGAAGATGATTATGAAATGTTAACAGCCTGTCTGAACGATGCACAGCGCGAAAGCGCATTTGGCGCACATGTAATGGCAACACTGAAAGCAGATTTCAAAAGAGGAAAACTGGTGAGCCGGGATGAGTTCCCTGCTGATGTGGTACGCCTTAATTCAAAAGTGAAACTAAAAGAAGCAGGCAACAATAAAGTGATGGAGCTGGTGCTGGTAATGCCGGACGAAGCAGACATCAAACAAAGGAAGATCTCCGTAATGGCACCTGTAGGCGTAGCCCTGATAGGATTCCGGGAAGGGCAGGAGGTAATGTGGCAGGTACCTTCCGGGAAGAAAACGTTTACGATCATAGAAGTAGAGAACCTGGAGGTTTAAACACTGCCAATCAGTAAAAAGTACCACAAAATCCCTGATTGGTCATAGGCCATTCTCCCCCGCTGCAGTACCTTTGTACCATCATGAAACCAGCCATCCCGGTATATGATATTTGCAGCCTCAGTATGGGGAAAGATCAGCAGGACCTGCTGATAGAAAGATTAAACCATTACCTGCAGAACAACTACCACAAGGCCATGCACCAGCATGGCCATTCATTCTACCACCTGGTATTATTTACAAAAGGAAGCGGTACCCACACCCTGGATTTTACGAAGTTCAGCGTGCAGCCCTACCAGGTTTATTTTATGATCCCGGGCCAGGTGCATAACTGGCACTTTTCACCGGATACGGATGGTTATGTGATCCATTTTTCGGAAACCTTCTTCCGCTCTTTTTTGATGCATCACGATTACCTGGAACGTTTCTCTTTTTTCAGTGGTGACAGTAAAGACCAGGTACTCACAGTACCACTTCCCGCAAGAGAAGAAGTGAAAGCTTTGTTTGAGAAACTGGTAGCAGAAATGGAAACGCTGCAATATGATATGATCCGTGTGCTGATGCTGCAATTGTTCCTGCTCATTGAAAGAACGAGTGTAAGGGAAAAGAAGAAAGCCATTCCCCAGCAGAAACTGCTGGTATTGCGCAACTTTCAGCAATTGATCAACAAACACTACCGTACCATTAAATTACCAAAGGAATACGCAGAACTGTTATATATCACACCTAATCACCTCAATGCCCTTTGCCAGGACCTCCTGGGCAAAACTGCCGGTGAACTGATCCGGGAAAGGATCCTGCTGGAAGCAAAACGTATGCTCACCAATGCAGACCTTACCGTTACACAGATTGCGTATGAACTCAACTTCCAGGATAATTCCTACTTTAACCGCTTCTTCAGAAAGTATGTAGGTTTCACCCCGGATGATTTCAGGAAAAGCTTAAATAATTAGTATATGTGTGCCGAAAAAACAGACCACAAACCCAACCTCATCCTCAGTGTATTAAGTAATAAATGCCCGCGTTGCAGAAGGGGAGATCTCTATCAGCAAAAAAATCCCTACCGCCTGGGCAGCTTCATGAAAATGAATGAACATTGCCCTGTATGCGGCCAGCCCACAGAGCCGGAAACAGGTTTCTACTTTGGTACCGGTTATGTAAGTTATGCCCTTTCCGTTGCCCTGAGTGTGGCCACCTTTGTGGCCTGGTACGTTTTATTGGGTTTCTCCCTGTATGATAGCCGCCTTTTCTGGTGGCTGGGCATCAACGGAGCACTCCTGGTTATCTTACAACCCATATTGATGCGGGTTTCGCGGAGTATCTGGCTCGCCTTCTTTGTTTATTACGACAGAAACTGGCGGCTTCAGTATAAAGTTTAAAGATATGCTGTATTTTGCGGCTCAACCGAGTCGTATAAGTGAGCATGAGATCCTGCTATATAATCGCTTTATTGTTTCTATTGATGTCCACTACCTTGAAGGCGCAACTGCGTTTCAAACATCTGGGCATCGCGGAAGGATTGTCTCAAAGCTCCGTTTACTGCCTCTACCAGGACTCCAAAGGTTTTATCTGGATAGGTACCTTTGATGGTCTCAGCCGCTACGATGGCTACAGCTTCCGCCACTTCAAATATGATCAGACCCGCCCTTTCAGCATGAGTTCCAATGAACCCATTGCGCTGGGAGAAGACAGTGAGGGTAACCTGCTGGTAGGCACCTCCCTGGGCATGGACCTTTTCGACTGCAAGCTGGAACGCTTCCATAAAATAGTTTCCTCTGATAAAAGGAATGATTTCAATTTCCGATACGCCAAGCTGATTAAAAGGGACAGTAAAGGCAATCTCTGGGTAGCCACCAACAAAGGGCTGTTCCGTTATGATGAAAAGAAACGGGTGCTGCATCCTGTAGATCTGGGCAAAGGTCCCGGCAGGCCTTCTATCAGCGCCATTGCAGAAGACAAAAACGGCATATTATGGCTGGGCAGCGCAAAAGATGTGATCTGCTATAACCCCCAGAGCCGCCGCATTC
This DNA window, taken from Chitinophaga niabensis, encodes the following:
- a CDS encoding MFS transporter, which codes for MFITKEKTGWAALLTGNNGIKSIALAGGVMLHATDVYLATTIMPSITSDIGGLNFYSWATTVYIVAAMIGSVISSRTLVKQGPRVAYRTAILSFSVGALICALAPSIYILLAGRFIQGIGGGLLFALSYAMVSIVFEEKLWPRAMALISAMWGVSAFSGPFIGGIFAQFGHWRSAFFTLLGIAFIIVLLTEKVLPKKEPGGAEPDKIPLFKLLLITLAALSISVGSITAHMAANIAGVAGAVILLGALVLSEKNSSNRLLPHGAYKISSKLGTTYLVISFLAIAATVEIYVPYFMQEIHHFSPLKAGYLTVLIALGWSAASIAFAGMDKHANKMILMGPVFIFIGLAGLSVVLPGSFNIIGMSLLLVSVGAGVGMGWSHLLTRVLKAAAPGEEAKASASISIVQLLATSCGTALAGLVANSTGVLYPGGMVGAQQAAGWLMGTFAIAPLLAFVLLLKNGKRQ
- a CDS encoding fatty acid desaturase family protein, which gives rise to MNDKNKKHAIVRFAPKGNDSFFEMVKAKVDDYFTTNKLSRYATKGMWVKTVVMILIYVAPYVLMVTGVGASSNWLYLGFWALMGLGVVGIGTSVMHDANHGTYSSKKNVNSLMAYILEMIGGYSVTWKIQHNILHHTYTNVSGLDEDIDTTALLRFSPNHKLRWFHRFQFLYAWCLYAVMTLFWMTVKEYRQLVRYNQFSLLKKAKTTLPKAITHLTLYKLFYYGYIIALPLLFSGVSWWMVLVGFAVMHVIAGVALACIFQLAHVMETSSYAEPVMDEGGEQRMEENWAVHQLLNTTNYAPRNKWLSWFIGGLNYQIEHHLFPGICHVHYAKLSPIIHSSAQAFGLPYNVQPTFLHALWDHARMLHMLGRKPRT
- the kynU gene encoding kynureninase, whose product is MTTKFEASASFAQSMDVLDPLHVLKSRFHFPQHQGKDSIYFCGNSLGLQPKSVTAAIQQELSDWQEMAVEGYFRAKNPWLYYQYNFGKGLSAMMGCSEEEVTVMNTLTVNLHLILQSFYRPTKDRFKIIMEAGAFPSDQYAIETAVKLHGFDPETAIVEVHPVAGEKLLRREVILQTIQDHKDTLALVLMGGINYYTGQFYDIPAITAAAHKTGAYAGWDLAHVAGNIPLQLHNWDVDFAVWCSYKYLNAGPGAAGGLYVHERFGNDPAFPRLGGWWGNDEKTRFKMEKGFVPRKGAAGWQISTAQVFNMVALKASMEIFEEAGIHVLREKSLQLTAYLEHLIRQSPLPCEIITPEDPTQRGAQLSLFFPENGKAVHAQMMETGIICDYREPGVIRLAPAPLYCSYMDVFRFYEVLKLKR
- a CDS encoding SGNH/GDSL hydrolase family protein; its protein translation is MKINTWLALGDSYTIGEGVPLHENYPYQALQLLRNRGLLFHAPEIIAKTGWTSDELIAHIQQVRLQQEYDMVSILIGVNNQYRGMDVKDFETTLEWLAAKALQLTNNHVERVVVISIPDWGVTPFAQDRDANAIHNAIDQFNAVNLKVSKEKGFHYIDITTGYRSTGMLQESVVEDKLHPSGKVYKEWAEKVAEVFYIGK
- a CDS encoding discoidin domain-containing protein, whose amino-acid sequence is MIFCCFFVLGSTFSYAQNRSQWVYPDKKGRLVYKTTAAGDRIMDFSYAGYKGGGVVLPNVPVKKKVAPSGSTDDTQLIQSAIDEVSALPLQQGFRGTVLLEPGIFTCAGSLNIHATGVVLRGSGSGKNGTTIKMTGPKHAAILIGVAGKQAAGSKSIPVTDTYLPAGTSSFKVADAVAFSKGDQILVKKPVTEEWIHQMEMDNLKRDGKPQTWISKNSFLVMERKITSISGNTITIDIPLADGGKGIVISHAGASTRITDAGVEQLHIQCPPLEIDYGHAPYSGIKINADDCWVKDVYCEETMNTTTLAGNRITMQQVVVTHTYTNLGASKPTDFSLEGSQNLIDRCEVTGGNTYFVWTAGLRAGPNVILNSTFRGHGSRIQPHMRWSTGLLVDNCTVADGGIDFMNRGVAGSGHGWTMGWGVAWNCIAKTYVIQNPPGAANWAIGCIGTRYQTARLFDSSPILPDGNFDSHDKPVFPQSLYLAQLSERLGNKALQNIGYKENGGFTNKQVAPLPPLKAETDPVYGINKALHRPINTSGGTRGENTLDGDPATYWTTDEGKTTGTLEIDMENPAELSAIAISEVLGNRVTAYKVEGQVNSDWKLLAEGTAIGKRKTAEFPKETIWKVRVTIISATDRPAISEVGLYLK
- a CDS encoding arginase family protein, translating into MLRNVEIISAPSILGLRHTGVEYLADSLLRAGLAKQLHAAVHHVPTLNADYNPQRDPHTQCLNPLLLKDFSLTLGKAVSEAVHFPIVLGGDCSILLGIMPALKAKGNYGLLFLDQHADFYEPIKSTTGEVADMDLAIVTGRGPMLLTNINGLRPYVKDEHVVHLGQRDQEETEKYGSQDIRETAIKCFSLTDIERNGVDQIMTSVQQYIDTLKLDGYWLHFDTDVLSDDINPAVDYRLPGGLSFEQAATIMRRLLHANDIAGMSVTCFNPTLDGDGSIAQGITACIVDCLST
- a CDS encoding SRPBCC family protein; the encoded protein is MTVSPFVIERTYNAPADKVWQAITDPAKMKSWYFDLPGFKPEVGYEFEFYGGEEGGEQYQHLCKVTEVIPGKKLTYSWRYPKYPGNSFVTWELFPEGDKTRLQLTHAGLDTFPQDNKNFRRESFAQGWTDIIGTNLKAFLEQ
- a CDS encoding GreA/GreB family elongation factor produces the protein MQKVKHQLVFREDDYEMLTACLNDAQRESAFGAHVMATLKADFKRGKLVSRDEFPADVVRLNSKVKLKEAGNNKVMELVLVMPDEADIKQRKISVMAPVGVALIGFREGQEVMWQVPSGKKTFTIIEVENLEV
- a CDS encoding AraC family transcriptional regulator, producing MKPAIPVYDICSLSMGKDQQDLLIERLNHYLQNNYHKAMHQHGHSFYHLVLFTKGSGTHTLDFTKFSVQPYQVYFMIPGQVHNWHFSPDTDGYVIHFSETFFRSFLMHHDYLERFSFFSGDSKDQVLTVPLPAREEVKALFEKLVAEMETLQYDMIRVLMLQLFLLIERTSVREKKKAIPQQKLLVLRNFQQLINKHYRTIKLPKEYAELLYITPNHLNALCQDLLGKTAGELIRERILLEAKRMLTNADLTVTQIAYELNFQDNSYFNRFFRKYVGFTPDDFRKSLNN
- a CDS encoding DUF983 domain-containing protein, producing the protein MCAEKTDHKPNLILSVLSNKCPRCRRGDLYQQKNPYRLGSFMKMNEHCPVCGQPTEPETGFYFGTGYVSYALSVALSVATFVAWYVLLGFSLYDSRLFWWLGINGALLVILQPILMRVSRSIWLAFFVYYDRNWRLQYKV